In uncultured Desulfuromonas sp., the genomic stretch GAAGCGATCGATCCCGACGGCGCAACTGTTTATGTCAGCACCCTGCTGGTACCTCTGTTCGACGCGCAGGGCGAACCGAAACTGATCTGCGGGGTATCCCGTAATATTACCGACATAAAAAATGCCGAAAAACTGGCCGTGCGCGCGCAGGGTGAACTGACGCAATCGAACACGGCCTTGCAGCAGATCAACCGCGAGCTGGACGAGCAGGTCGAAATCCGCACCGCGGAGTTGAGGGCGTCCAAACTCAAGGCTGAAGAAGCGACCCGGGCCAAATCCGATTTTCTCGCCAAGATGAGCCATGAAATCCGCACACCGATGAATGCGGTGATCGGTTTGACACGACTGGCGTTAAAGACCGACCTTGACCGTCGGCAGAAGGACTATCTCGATAAGGTTCTGGATGCCGCCGAAGGGCTGTTGGTCCTGATTAATGACATCCTCGATTTTTCCAAAATCGAAGCTGGAAAATTCACCATCGAACAAAAACCTTTCCGTTTGGAACACGTGGTCGGCAAAGCGGTCAGCCTTTGTGCCATGAATATTTACAACAAGGGGTTGGAGCTGGTCACTGATATTGCTGCGGAGATTCCGGCGCAGTTGCAGGGGGATGAACTCAGGATTCGCCAGGTTCTGGTGAACCTGTTGAATAATGCGGCGAAATTCACCGACGAGGGTGACGTCTGCCTGAAAATTCGCGTAGGTGAAGAGACGCCGCAGCAGATTCGCCTGCTTTGCTCCGTTATCGACACCGGTATCGGCTTGAGCCGTGAGCAGCAGGAGAAAATCTTCGGCTCCTTTACCCAGGCCGACGAATCCGTCACCCGCAAATACGGTGGTACCGGGCTGGGACTGGCAATTTCAAAACAGCTTTGCGAATTAATGGACGGAGAGATCTGGCTGGAAAGTGAGTTGGGAAAAGGCACCAGTTTTCACTTTACCCTGCAGCTCGATAAACTCCCGACTCAGGCGGCAGAGCAGAAGAGAGAGGAATGCACGCTGGCTGGGCTTAACGTGCTGGTGGTCGATGACAGCGACATGGCACGAAACGTTCTGGTCAGGATGCTGCACGATTATGGGATCAAAACTGCTGAGGCGAGTAACGGGGCCGATGCTGTTGCAATCGTCAACCAGGAGCAACAGGACGGAGTTCTCTTTGACCTTGTCCTGCTCGACGGATGCATGCCCGGTATGAACGGCATCGAGACGGCCGTCATGATCCATCAGGCCAAGCAGGAAAAAGCGCCGCAAATCCTGATGGTCTCCGCCTATGATCGGGATGAGGTTCTCGGACGGCTCGATGAAAAAATCGTCGGACAGGTGTTGGAAAAACCGGTTAGCTCATCGACCCTGTTGGATGTGCTCAAACGGGCCGTGACCGGAGTCGATGCACCGGAGGCTTATTCCGCTGGCCGCTATTCTGAAGCCGACGAACGGGCAAGCGCCCCGGATTTGTCCGCATCACGTATTCTGCTGGTAGACGACGGCCCTATCAATCGTCAGATCGCCCTTGGTTTTTTGCGGGACACCGGGGCCATTGTGGAGACGGCGAACAACGGCTTGCGGGCGTTGGAAAAACTGGCGCAAACCGACTACGATCTGGTGCTGATGGATATTCAGATGCCCGAGATGGACGGTCTGACGGCTGTTCGGCAAATACGAACCCGGTTGGGAAAGCCCGAATTGCCGGTGATCGCCATGACCGCGCAGGCCATGGCCGAAGATGTCGATGCAAGCCTTCAGGCCGGCATGAACGAACATCTGACCAAGCCGATTGTCCCGGAAACCTTGTACCGTGTCCTGGCAAAATACCTGCCGGAGCAACCGCGACCGATTCGTGCCGAAGTCGCGCCGGAAGAGCCCTTCGACGAGGAAATATCGTCTTCCACCGGCCCGGTGCGCACCCTCGAACAGCTGGAAACGGTTGCGGGAATCGATAGCGTTGTTGGTATCGGCACCCTCGGCAATGAGGAACTTTACCTGCCGGTCGTCAATGCTTTTATTGAGAAGTATCAGGGATTTGCCGAGAAGTGTAACGCCTGGTTCGAGGCCTCGGATTGGCAGATGCTGCAGTGCGAAAGTCATTCCCTGAAGTCGAATGCCGCCTATATCGGTGCACCGGAACTCTCTGTGTTGGGGGAAACCCTGGAGAAAAAGTTTGCAAGCGGTGTTATCGACGGCGATCTAGTGTTCGAGGTCTGTAGGAAATTATCCGATTTGCTGGCACAATTCGATCTCAGCGAGAAAAAAGAACAGCCGGTCGATTCACCGGTCTTTTCCAACGAACGGCTGGCGAGCGATTTGGCCACGATCCTGCCGTTACTCGAACGTTCCGATTTTGCCGTAGAGGATATTTTGCCGCCTTTGCAGCGGTTATGCGCCAATACGCCTTATGCCGAGGCTGTCGAGCGGATCATTGACGATGTGAATGAGCTGGAATACGAGCGAGCCGCCGTTTTTGCGGCCGGTTTGCTGGATAAACTGTCACCGGCGGAAAAGTGATTTCCCGTATGTGTATGGATCAGCAACAGAAAATACTCATTGTTGACGATGAAAAGGTCAACCTGCGGATATTGCGCGATATTCTGCAAGCTGAGGCCGCTGTGATTCTGGCCAAGGACGGTGCTCAGGCCATCAGGAAGGCAACTCAATTTCACCCCGATTTGATTCTACTGGACGTGATGATGCCCGACCGTAGCGGCTTCGAGGTGCTCGGCGAATTGAAAAGCGATGCGGCCACCGGTCGGATACCTGTAATTTTTGTAACCGCCTTGTCCGACGTGGAGAACGAAAAAAAAGGGTTGAAGTTGGGTGCCTGCGACTATATCTACAAACCCTTCGATGCCGAAATCGTCAAGGCCCGCATCGATCTGCATCTGCAGCTGGTCAGACAGAGGAAAATGCTGGAAGAATTGGCGAATATTGATGCCCTGACCTCCATCGCCAACCGGCGCAAATACGAAGAGGTGTTCGAAATGGAATGGCGGATCGCCCTTCGTTCAGGCAAATCGCTATCAGTCGTGATGGTCGATATCGACTGTTTTAAACAGTTTAACGACCTGTACGGCCATGCGGCCGGGGATGCCGCATTGAAACAGGTGGCCCGGACGCTCTCCGCAAACTTGAAACGACCGGGAGATTTTGTTGCCCGTTACGGTGGCGAGGAGTTTGTCGTGCTGCTCCCCGACACCGGTCTCGACGGGAGTCTGCACATCATGCAAACCTGTCGTCAGGCCATTGAAGCGCTGCGGATCGAACACGGTAACAGCAACGCGGCTCCGGTTTTGACCATTAGCGCCGGCGCGTATACGCTGGTGCCTAAAGAGCAGGACGACCGTCAGGCGGTGCTGAAACGGGCCGACGATATGCTTTACCGAGCCAAACAGCAGGGAAAGAATACCATTATCTGCAGCTGTGCCGAGGGATGATTGTCAACCTGGATTCTCCGAGTTAAATATACTGTCCCTGGAACTCTTAACCAACCCAAAAACTCCAGACGAACTGTCCCCGGATGAGATTCTTATGTCGCTGAATCATGGTACACGGCTGCGCTACCGTTAAGGGGACATTTGAATCTCGGTGAGATTAGGGGGGGCGTTCTCATCCTTCAAATTGAGAACGGTCCCCCTACAGATTTGACTTATCTGAAAGAGAAAAGGTCCTGAAATTTAGGCTGTGAAACGCTGTTGCTTCTTTTTTAGCGCGATAACCCCAATCAATCCAAAGCACATAAAGGCAAATGTTGAAGGTTCGGGAACAACAGCACTTTGTTCTTCAACAAACCCTGAGTAATTTACATATGCCTGAGAATAATTATAAAAGCCGAATTGCCCGGCATTAAAATCCCCTGCAATGTCAAAAACGGTTTCGTCGTCAATTGATATGATGGTACGTGCTGCGGAATAGTCGAGAGAAAATTCGTAACTTTGGCGGTCTCGCCATCCCAATGTAGAAGAGTATGAGCTGGCCAGGATTTCAAGATCGTTACCTGTATGCCCCCACAGGTTAATGTCAGAACCCGTGATTCGAGAAAGGGTGAAGCCTTCTCGCGCTGAGCTCTGATTGTTTTGTTTCCAGTCAAAAAGGAGATAGTTATCTGAGCCATTAAAGCCAAAAACAAAGCCGATGAAATCGTC encodes the following:
- a CDS encoding PEP-CTERM sorting domain-containing protein, whose translation is MRKIMLLPLVAIIFSLPSMAFGLAMNLQNWTASSGGNWNVSNDGYSVLQTINGQPTYFVSDTDYFNRLIEGTFTVKTTSDDDFIGFVFGFNGSDNYLLFDWKQNNQSSAREGFTLSRITGSDINLWGHTGNDLEILASSYSSTLGWRDRQSYEFSLDYSAARTIISIDDETVFDIAGDFNAGQFGFYNYSQAYVNYSGFVEEQSAVVPEPSTFAFMCFGLIGVIALKKKQQRFTA
- a CDS encoding response regulator, translating into MDFSAAFEQVKHDDMILQSFMHLWQYSADLMFIMAVEENGEFTLYDNNPASRAVCGIAEDANIHRLNLRNIWDDEVVEGLYESYRRAIAARKPITIEQEAIDPDGATVYVSTLLVPLFDAQGEPKLICGVSRNITDIKNAEKLAVRAQGELTQSNTALQQINRELDEQVEIRTAELRASKLKAEEATRAKSDFLAKMSHEIRTPMNAVIGLTRLALKTDLDRRQKDYLDKVLDAAEGLLVLINDILDFSKIEAGKFTIEQKPFRLEHVVGKAVSLCAMNIYNKGLELVTDIAAEIPAQLQGDELRIRQVLVNLLNNAAKFTDEGDVCLKIRVGEETPQQIRLLCSVIDTGIGLSREQQEKIFGSFTQADESVTRKYGGTGLGLAISKQLCELMDGEIWLESELGKGTSFHFTLQLDKLPTQAAEQKREECTLAGLNVLVVDDSDMARNVLVRMLHDYGIKTAEASNGADAVAIVNQEQQDGVLFDLVLLDGCMPGMNGIETAVMIHQAKQEKAPQILMVSAYDRDEVLGRLDEKIVGQVLEKPVSSSTLLDVLKRAVTGVDAPEAYSAGRYSEADERASAPDLSASRILLVDDGPINRQIALGFLRDTGAIVETANNGLRALEKLAQTDYDLVLMDIQMPEMDGLTAVRQIRTRLGKPELPVIAMTAQAMAEDVDASLQAGMNEHLTKPIVPETLYRVLAKYLPEQPRPIRAEVAPEEPFDEEISSSTGPVRTLEQLETVAGIDSVVGIGTLGNEELYLPVVNAFIEKYQGFAEKCNAWFEASDWQMLQCESHSLKSNAAYIGAPELSVLGETLEKKFASGVIDGDLVFEVCRKLSDLLAQFDLSEKKEQPVDSPVFSNERLASDLATILPLLERSDFAVEDILPPLQRLCANTPYAEAVERIIDDVNELEYERAAVFAAGLLDKLSPAEK
- a CDS encoding diguanylate cyclase codes for the protein MISRMCMDQQQKILIVDDEKVNLRILRDILQAEAAVILAKDGAQAIRKATQFHPDLILLDVMMPDRSGFEVLGELKSDAATGRIPVIFVTALSDVENEKKGLKLGACDYIYKPFDAEIVKARIDLHLQLVRQRKMLEELANIDALTSIANRRKYEEVFEMEWRIALRSGKSLSVVMVDIDCFKQFNDLYGHAAGDAALKQVARTLSANLKRPGDFVARYGGEEFVVLLPDTGLDGSLHIMQTCRQAIEALRIEHGNSNAAPVLTISAGAYTLVPKEQDDRQAVLKRADDMLYRAKQQGKNTIICSCAEG